The genomic window TGTTCCAGCGGCCGATGCCCCAGTTGAGCCCGTGGACCGTGGACACGGTCTTTTTGCCCAGGAAGTGGGGCACTATGAGCATCAGCGAGGGACCTATGGCGTGGTAGTGATACACGTCATAGCCCTTGCCTATGGCGCAAAAGGTGGCCGTGATGCTGTAGAGCAGGGCGTTCAGGCTCTTCTTGGGAGACGTGGAGCAGCGATAGACCTCTACGCCTTCCTCGGTGTAGTGATTGGAGCCCTTGCGCTTGCCCCTGTTGAACACGGTGACGGAGTGGCCCATGCGCGCCAGCCGGGTGGCCAGCTCATATACCACTACCTCCACGCCGCCTGCTCTGGACGGAAAATCCTTGTGTCCTATCATGGCGATCTTCATTGTCAGCAGCCGTCCTTGTTAAGCATGAGGACGAGAGTCTTGAAGATGAGACTCAGGTCCAGAAATACAGTGCGGGTCTTGATGTACTGGATGTCCATCTCGATCCACTCGTCAAAGGGTACGTCGTTCCGGGAGGGGGTGGTCTGCCAGATACTGGTGAGACCCGGAGTGACCACCAGCTTCAGCTTCTGGTAGTCGTCAAACTGCTCCACCTCGGCGGGGAGAGGGGGTCTGGGACCCACCACGCTCATGTCTCCCTTCAGCACGTTGAAGAATTGGGGCAGCTCGTCCAGGCTGAACTTCCTCAGGATACGGCCCACCGGCGTGATGCGGGGGTCGTTCTTGATCTTGAAGGCGGGGCCGTCGGCCTCATTCTGAGCCATGAGCTCCTTCTGGAGAGCCTCGGCGTTCACCACCATGCTGCGAAACTTGTACATAAAAAATTCCTGCCCGTGGCGCCCTATGCGCCTCTGCTTGAAGATGGGCCCTCCGTGAGGGTCCGTCAGCACTATGAGCAGAGCGATGACTATCAGCAGCGGAGATGTGATAAGTATTGCAAATATGGAAAAGACGACGTCAAAGGCCCTCTTCCTGAGCCAAAAGTTCTTCTTGCGGGTGCGGAAGAGCTCATCCATCCTTTCACGGGTCCGCTGGTCGACCTTGCTGTAGTCCATGAAATTGGATTTCTGCTTTTTCATTCGATATCCTTAGAATAGTTCCTTGATTTCGTAGTACCTAAAAAATAAAATAGCCCGCTGCTCCTTTTCCTCCTTGTGACGGAATAGTGCAGCTGGCTGCCAAAAGATTCAGGCCCTGTAGCTTTGCGTCACCGCCTTTCGACGGCTTTGCCTTTCTTGCACTATTGATTATACTCTCTCCGAAGCTGTTTGTCAAGATATTCTCTCAACAGAATCGATTTTTTTGATTTTACCTCCTGCAGCCCAAAAAGCATGGCGTCAGGGCCGGGCCCCCGGGACTGACGCTTTGGCGTGACGCCTCTCAAAAGCGTATGTTATAATGATGTTGAAGAACAATGAGGAGTAATGCATGAAACAGCTTTTCGTCCTGCCGGAGGGCAAGCCGGCGCTGCCCGTCGGGAAGGCCGGGGAAAACAAGGTCAGCTGCGAGGCGGATCCCGGCAACAACACGGAGCCGGTCTTCACCCCCAAGTTCAAATACCGGGACCCCAAAGACGCGGGCTCGTCGGACGACCGCCGGACAGGCATAGGCCTTCGGGAGGTCAGGGTGACGGGCGGCCCCCGGGCCAGGCTCTTTTCCGCCAACGACATGGCATACGCGGAATAAAAGACCTGCTGAGACGCCCCGGGTTTTTGACGTTTTTTTGCGCCGCGACCCGGGGTATATGCTATAATGATACTGAGAAAATACTTTAGAATAGGAGTATATGGTGAAAAAACTATTGCTTTCCCTGCTCGTCATACTGAGCGTTTCGGCGGTATTTGCCGCCGGGTCCGACTTCAACGTCATGGACTACGGAGCCAAGGCCGACGGCGCCACCGACTGCACCGAGGCCTTCCAGA from Abditibacteriota bacterium includes these protein-coding regions:
- a CDS encoding sugar transferase, with protein sequence MKKQKSNFMDYSKVDQRTRERMDELFRTRKKNFWLRKRAFDVVFSIFAILITSPLLIVIALLIVLTDPHGGPIFKQRRIGRHGQEFFMYKFRSMVVNAEALQKELMAQNEADGPAFKIKNDPRITPVGRILRKFSLDELPQFFNVLKGDMSVVGPRPPLPAEVEQFDDYQKLKLVVTPGLTSIWQTTPSRNDVPFDEWIEMDIQYIKTRTVFLDLSLIFKTLVLMLNKDGC